The genome window GGGGTGCCGTCCAACTCTTGGTGAACGCCATCGATGGGTCAAAGGCGGGGATCGCAGCGGGGTACGCCCAGCAGATTATTCGAAGTTTTAACGAAGACGTGCGGGCGGAAGCCTTGGCGGTTAGTACGACTGGATTGGCGCGGGTGACGATTGAAAATCAATACTGGTTTAATCCCCGACTGGAGTACAAAACGTTCATGGTTCCCGGCATTCTGTTTGAAATTCTGATTTTGGTCGGCGGGCTGATTGCGGCGCTCAACATCGTGCGGGAAAAAGAGATTGGCACCCAGGAGCAACTCAACGTAACGCCCATTCGGAAATACGAATTTATTCTGGGCAAACTGATTCCCTTCGTGATCATTGGTCTGGTGCAATTCAGTCTCGGCCTGCTGATCGGCGTATTCTGGTTTCGGATTCCGTTTGAAGGAAGTTTGGCGTTGATGTACGGGTTTGCGTTTCTGTTTTTGCTGCTCAGCGTGGGCCTGGGCCTGCTGATTTCGGCGGTTTCGGATACGCAGCAGCAAGCCATGTTTGCCGCTTTCTTTTGTCTGGTCTTGTTTATTCTGTTGAGTGGGCTGTTTTCGGCCACGGAAAATATGCCCGGTTGGGCGCAGTACCTCAATGTGATCAATCCGCTCAAATACATCATCGAAGTGGGCCGGAACGTGATGCTCAAAGGCAGCACATTCCGGGATGTACAGCAACAGGCGATTACGCTGGCCCTGATGGCCCTGGCGCTGATTAGCCTGGCTTCGTGGAGCTACCGAAAAACGGTTTAGGCGGCTTTATTCCCAAATAACCTCGATTACCTCGCGCTTCAGAT of Tellurirhabdus bombi contains these proteins:
- a CDS encoding ABC transporter permease: MNRIGYIIEKEFKQIFRNKVLLRMLLGAPVMQLILLSYAANFEVKNLTIAVVDQDHTTYSQRMVSKFRYIDNFRFLGYLPAYKPAYQQLLSGNADLVLVIPPHFERDLGKENRGAVQLLVNAIDGSKAGIAAGYAQQIIRSFNEDVRAEALAVSTTGLARVTIENQYWFNPRLEYKTFMVPGILFEILILVGGLIAALNIVREKEIGTQEQLNVTPIRKYEFILGKLIPFVIIGLVQFSLGLLIGVFWFRIPFEGSLALMYGFAFLFLLLSVGLGLLISAVSDTQQQAMFAAFFCLVLFILLSGLFSATENMPGWAQYLNVINPLKYIIEVGRNVMLKGSTFRDVQQQAITLALMALALISLASWSYRKTV